A window from Culex pipiens pallens isolate TS chromosome 3, TS_CPP_V2, whole genome shotgun sequence encodes these proteins:
- the LOC120418810 gene encoding melanotransferrin isoform X2 has protein sequence MGTTRYALVVFLIGAVCAQHNFDEVELGQQMVWCATSEAELFKCRNFTVALERDRALFDNYFLDVSCYYGFDQDECMRLIDEGKAHIMSLDAGEVYTGGRHHSLVPIMQEGYDGGFTQYHAVAVVKKDTLTEVTSLRHLKGKKACFAWVGSYAGWTIPIYTIQREGGMDITDCNNHVKTATDYFGQSCAVNALVDKYNPIGDNSDKLCHLCTGKVPGEKCTPKDPYAGFEGAFRCLVEKGEIAFVKHTTVNEMVESGLIPGVTVDQFELLCKDGSRKPVSEYRQCHWGLVQSHALVVSSARTTSERRRYKKFFTQAVNLYSSKSKRFNGTANASEDRYRNQDRYNDRYNNNNNNRFFTSTTTDRYNYGREVDEDRNGNGTQFYEKFDLFESRRYGKLLNLMFQDTARYLAPIEENNQNFQNYLGPALELIYGVRACPVSRMSLCVTSEPEMEKCIKMRTALKAQLIKPDMQCLKAHSHVDCMRHVNAGLADVVVLDASDVYTGGLKYDLLPFMSEIYDLGEPEYYVVAVAKEEDPDTELTYLKGKNTCHSGINTAAGWVYPMAYLISNGWIRPYGCDSIRAAAEYFTKSCVPGVISNEYNQGVPYDNLCDLCRGSSYRYCRRDASEDFYGNTGAFRCLVEGGGQVAFVKHTTVLENTGGKKREWWARNTLPDDFELLCPDGTRAEINEYKRCNLGKVKANTIVTRGGHNYNATQLNAYINLFTYAQQYYGRREADEFSFSLFYSNPPYHDLIFSDATRELRLVPGDRRWFDAYLGADFLRARRITDCHADWVTQKY, from the exons ATGGGTACCACGCGCTATGCGTTGGTGGTATTTTTAATCGGTGCAGTCTGCG CACAACACAACTTTGACGAGGTCGAGCTGGGCCAACAGATGGTGTGGTGTGCGACCTCGGAGGCCGAACTCTTCAAGTGTCGCAACTTTACAGTTGCGCTAGAACGCGATCGTGCCCTGTTCGACAACTATTTCCTGGACGTAAGCTGTTATTATGGTTTCGATCAGGACGAGTGCATGCGGCTGATTGACGAGGGTAAAGCTCACATTATGTCGCTCGACGCAGGAGAGGTATACACCGGAGGTCGTCATCACTCGCTCGTTCCGATCATGCAGGAAGGATACGACGGTGGGTTCACGCAGTACCACGCGGTCGCGGTCGTCAAGAAGGACACGTTGACTGAGGTGACGAGTTTGCGCCATTTGAAGGGGAAGAAGGCATGCTTCGCTTGGGTAGGCAGCTACGCCGGGTGGACCATTCCGATTTATACG ATTCAACGCGAAGGCGGCATGGACATTACCGACTGTAATAACCACGTGAAAACGGCAACGGACTACTTTGGGCAGTCGTGTGCCGTGAACGCCCTGGTTGACAAGTACAATCCTATTGGAGACAACTCGGACAAGTTGTGCCACTTGTGCACGGGAAAGGTGCCGGGAGAAAAGTGTACTCCGAAGGATCCGTACGCCGGATTTGAAGGCGCGTTCCGTTGCCTGGTGGAGAAGGGAGAGATTGCGTTTGTTAAGCACACGACCGTCAACGAGATGGTCGAGAGTGGGCTGATTCCCGGGGTCACGGTTGACCAGTTTGAACTGCTGTGCAAGGATGGGTCTAGGAAGCCAGTTTCGGAGTATCGCCAGTGTCATTGGGGACTGGTGCAGTCGCACGCCTTGGTCGTATCGTCCGCCAGAACGACAAGCGAGCGGCGAAGATACAAAAAGTTCTTCACCCAGGCCGTAAACTTGTACTCCTCAAAGTCCAAGCGTTTCAACGGAACGGCGAATGCCTCGGAAGATCGCTACCGGAATCAGGATCGATACAACGAtcgctacaacaacaacaacaataaccgTTTCTTCACATCGACAACTACCGATCGTTACAACTACGGTCGCGAAGTGGACGAGGACCGCAACGGCAATGGCACTCAGTTTTACGAAAAGTTTGATCTGTTTGAATCTCGACGGTATGGAAAGCTGCTCAATCTTATGTTCCAAGATACCGCCCGATATCTGGCGCCAATTGaagaaaacaatcaaaacttCCAAAACTATCTGGGGCCGGCGTTGGAGTTGATCTATGGCGTGCGTGCCTGCCCAGTGAGCAGAATGAGTTTGTGCGTAACGTCGGAACCGGAAATGGAAAAGTGTATCAAGATGAGG ACCGCTCTCAAAGCTCAACTGATCAAGCCAGATATGCAGTGCTTGAAGGCCCACTCGCACGTGGATTGCATGCGCCACGTAAACGCCGGACTGGCGGACGTCGTTGTTCTGGACGCGAGTGATGTCTACACGGGAGGACTCAAGTACGATCTGCTGCCGTTCATGTCGGAGATTTACGACCTCGGCGAGCCTGAGTATTATGTCGTTGCGGTAGCCAAGGAGGAAGATCCGGACACAGAGTTGACCTATCTGAAGGGCAAGAACACGTGTCATTCGGGCATCAATACGGCAGCAGGTTGGGTCTACCCGATGGCTTATCTCATCTCAAACGGATGGATTCGACCGTACGGCTGTGACAGCATCCGGGCGGCGGCAGAATATTTCACGAAGTCCTGCGTTCCCGGCGTTATCAGCAACGAGTACAACCAAGGAGTGCCTTACGATAACCTGTGCGACCTCTGTCGTGGTAGCAGCTATCGCTACTGTCGGCGAGACGCATCGGAAGATTTCTACGGCAACACCGGAGCGTTCCGCTGCCTGGTGGAGGGTGGAGGACAGGTCGCGTTTGTTAAGCACACCACAGTTCTGGAAAACACCGGCGGCAAAAAGCGCGAATGGTGGGCCCGGAATACGCTGCCAGACGATTTCGAGCTGCTCTGCCCTGATGGCACGCGTGCCGAAATCAACGAGTACAAGCGCTGCAACCTTGGCAAGGTCAAAGCCAACACCATTGTTACCCGGGGTGGACACAACTACAACGCGACCCAACTCAACGCCTACATCAATCTGTTCACCTACGCTCAGCAATATTACGGCCGCCGTGAAGCGGACGAGTTCAG CTTCAGCCTGTTCTACTCGAACCCACCGTACCACGATCTGATTTTCTCGGACGCGACGCGAGAGTTGCGGCTCGTTCCGGGTGACCGCCGTTGGTTTGATGCCTACCTCGGGGCGGACTTTTTACGCGCCCGACGAATCACCGACTGTCATGCAG attgggTCAcacaaaaatactga
- the LOC120418810 gene encoding melanotransferrin isoform X3, producing MGTTRYALVVFLIGAVCAQHNFDEVELGQQMVWCATSEAELFKCRNFTVALERDRALFDNYFLDVSCYYGFDQDECMRLIDEGKAHIMSLDAGEVYTGGRHHSLVPIMQEGYDGGFTQYHAVAVVKKDTLTEVTSLRHLKGKKACFAWVGSYAGWTIPIYTIQREGGMDITDCNNHVKTATDYFGQSCAVNALVDKYNPIGDNSDKLCHLCTGKVPGEKCTPKDPYAGFEGAFRCLVEKGEIAFVKHTTVNEMVESGLIPGVTVDQFELLCKDGSRKPVSEYRQCHWGLVQSHALVVSSARTTSERRRYKKFFTQAVNLYSSKSKRFNGTANASEDRYRNQDRYNDRYNNNNNNRFFTSTTTDRYNYGREVDEDRNGNGTQFYEKFDLFESRRYGKLLNLMFQDTARYLAPIEENNQNFQNYLGPALELIYGVRACPVSRMSLCVTSEPEMEKCIKMRTALKAQLIKPDMQCLKAHSHVDCMRHVNAGLADVVVLDASDVYTGGLKYDLLPFMSEIYDLGEPEYYVVAVAKEEDPDTELTYLKGKNTCHSGINTAAGWVYPMAYLISNGWIRPYGCDSIRAAAEYFTKSCVPGVISNEYNQGVPYDNLCDLCRGSSYRYCRRDASEDFYGNTGAFRCLVEGGGQVAFVKHTTVLENTGGKKREWWARNTLPDDFELLCPDGTRAEINEYKRCNLGKVKANTIVTRGGHNYNATQLNAYINLFTYAQQYYGRREADEFSFSLFYSNPPYHDLIFSDATRELRLVPGDRRWFDAYLGADFLRARRITDCHAAP from the exons ATGGGTACCACGCGCTATGCGTTGGTGGTATTTTTAATCGGTGCAGTCTGCG CACAACACAACTTTGACGAGGTCGAGCTGGGCCAACAGATGGTGTGGTGTGCGACCTCGGAGGCCGAACTCTTCAAGTGTCGCAACTTTACAGTTGCGCTAGAACGCGATCGTGCCCTGTTCGACAACTATTTCCTGGACGTAAGCTGTTATTATGGTTTCGATCAGGACGAGTGCATGCGGCTGATTGACGAGGGTAAAGCTCACATTATGTCGCTCGACGCAGGAGAGGTATACACCGGAGGTCGTCATCACTCGCTCGTTCCGATCATGCAGGAAGGATACGACGGTGGGTTCACGCAGTACCACGCGGTCGCGGTCGTCAAGAAGGACACGTTGACTGAGGTGACGAGTTTGCGCCATTTGAAGGGGAAGAAGGCATGCTTCGCTTGGGTAGGCAGCTACGCCGGGTGGACCATTCCGATTTATACG ATTCAACGCGAAGGCGGCATGGACATTACCGACTGTAATAACCACGTGAAAACGGCAACGGACTACTTTGGGCAGTCGTGTGCCGTGAACGCCCTGGTTGACAAGTACAATCCTATTGGAGACAACTCGGACAAGTTGTGCCACTTGTGCACGGGAAAGGTGCCGGGAGAAAAGTGTACTCCGAAGGATCCGTACGCCGGATTTGAAGGCGCGTTCCGTTGCCTGGTGGAGAAGGGAGAGATTGCGTTTGTTAAGCACACGACCGTCAACGAGATGGTCGAGAGTGGGCTGATTCCCGGGGTCACGGTTGACCAGTTTGAACTGCTGTGCAAGGATGGGTCTAGGAAGCCAGTTTCGGAGTATCGCCAGTGTCATTGGGGACTGGTGCAGTCGCACGCCTTGGTCGTATCGTCCGCCAGAACGACAAGCGAGCGGCGAAGATACAAAAAGTTCTTCACCCAGGCCGTAAACTTGTACTCCTCAAAGTCCAAGCGTTTCAACGGAACGGCGAATGCCTCGGAAGATCGCTACCGGAATCAGGATCGATACAACGAtcgctacaacaacaacaacaataaccgTTTCTTCACATCGACAACTACCGATCGTTACAACTACGGTCGCGAAGTGGACGAGGACCGCAACGGCAATGGCACTCAGTTTTACGAAAAGTTTGATCTGTTTGAATCTCGACGGTATGGAAAGCTGCTCAATCTTATGTTCCAAGATACCGCCCGATATCTGGCGCCAATTGaagaaaacaatcaaaacttCCAAAACTATCTGGGGCCGGCGTTGGAGTTGATCTATGGCGTGCGTGCCTGCCCAGTGAGCAGAATGAGTTTGTGCGTAACGTCGGAACCGGAAATGGAAAAGTGTATCAAGATGAGG ACCGCTCTCAAAGCTCAACTGATCAAGCCAGATATGCAGTGCTTGAAGGCCCACTCGCACGTGGATTGCATGCGCCACGTAAACGCCGGACTGGCGGACGTCGTTGTTCTGGACGCGAGTGATGTCTACACGGGAGGACTCAAGTACGATCTGCTGCCGTTCATGTCGGAGATTTACGACCTCGGCGAGCCTGAGTATTATGTCGTTGCGGTAGCCAAGGAGGAAGATCCGGACACAGAGTTGACCTATCTGAAGGGCAAGAACACGTGTCATTCGGGCATCAATACGGCAGCAGGTTGGGTCTACCCGATGGCTTATCTCATCTCAAACGGATGGATTCGACCGTACGGCTGTGACAGCATCCGGGCGGCGGCAGAATATTTCACGAAGTCCTGCGTTCCCGGCGTTATCAGCAACGAGTACAACCAAGGAGTGCCTTACGATAACCTGTGCGACCTCTGTCGTGGTAGCAGCTATCGCTACTGTCGGCGAGACGCATCGGAAGATTTCTACGGCAACACCGGAGCGTTCCGCTGCCTGGTGGAGGGTGGAGGACAGGTCGCGTTTGTTAAGCACACCACAGTTCTGGAAAACACCGGCGGCAAAAAGCGCGAATGGTGGGCCCGGAATACGCTGCCAGACGATTTCGAGCTGCTCTGCCCTGATGGCACGCGTGCCGAAATCAACGAGTACAAGCGCTGCAACCTTGGCAAGGTCAAAGCCAACACCATTGTTACCCGGGGTGGACACAACTACAACGCGACCCAACTCAACGCCTACATCAATCTGTTCACCTACGCTCAGCAATATTACGGCCGCCGTGAAGCGGACGAGTTCAG CTTCAGCCTGTTCTACTCGAACCCACCGTACCACGATCTGATTTTCTCGGACGCGACGCGAGAGTTGCGGCTCGTTCCGGGTGACCGCCGTTGGTTTGATGCCTACCTCGGGGCGGACTTTTTACGCGCCCGACGAATCACCGACTGTCATGCAG CGCCGTAA
- the LOC120418810 gene encoding melanotransferrin isoform X1 has protein sequence MGTTRYALVVFLIGAVCAQHNFDEVELGQQMVWCATSEAELFKCRNFTVALERDRALFDNYFLDVSCYYGFDQDECMRLIDEGKAHIMSLDAGEVYTGGRHHSLVPIMQEGYDGGFTQYHAVAVVKKDTLTEVTSLRHLKGKKACFAWVGSYAGWTIPIYTIQREGGMDITDCNNHVKTATDYFGQSCAVNALVDKYNPIGDNSDKLCHLCTGKVPGEKCTPKDPYAGFEGAFRCLVEKGEIAFVKHTTVNEMVESGLIPGVTVDQFELLCKDGSRKPVSEYRQCHWGLVQSHALVVSSARTTSERRRYKKFFTQAVNLYSSKSKRFNGTANASEDRYRNQDRYNDRYNNNNNNRFFTSTTTDRYNYGREVDEDRNGNGTQFYEKFDLFESRRYGKLLNLMFQDTARYLAPIEENNQNFQNYLGPALELIYGVRACPVSRMSLCVTSEPEMEKCIKMRTALKAQLIKPDMQCLKAHSHVDCMRHVNAGLADVVVLDASDVYTGGLKYDLLPFMSEIYDLGEPEYYVVAVAKEEDPDTELTYLKGKNTCHSGINTAAGWVYPMAYLISNGWIRPYGCDSIRAAAEYFTKSCVPGVISNEYNQGVPYDNLCDLCRGSSYRYCRRDASEDFYGNTGAFRCLVEGGGQVAFVKHTTVLENTGGKKREWWARNTLPDDFELLCPDGTRAEINEYKRCNLGKVKANTIVTRGGHNYNATQLNAYINLFTYAQQYYGRREADEFSFSLFYSNPPYHDLIFSDATRELRLVPGDRRWFDAYLGADFLRARRITDCHAGANSIAFSYPLSVMCALIAFALVYKSLNVEL, from the exons ATGGGTACCACGCGCTATGCGTTGGTGGTATTTTTAATCGGTGCAGTCTGCG CACAACACAACTTTGACGAGGTCGAGCTGGGCCAACAGATGGTGTGGTGTGCGACCTCGGAGGCCGAACTCTTCAAGTGTCGCAACTTTACAGTTGCGCTAGAACGCGATCGTGCCCTGTTCGACAACTATTTCCTGGACGTAAGCTGTTATTATGGTTTCGATCAGGACGAGTGCATGCGGCTGATTGACGAGGGTAAAGCTCACATTATGTCGCTCGACGCAGGAGAGGTATACACCGGAGGTCGTCATCACTCGCTCGTTCCGATCATGCAGGAAGGATACGACGGTGGGTTCACGCAGTACCACGCGGTCGCGGTCGTCAAGAAGGACACGTTGACTGAGGTGACGAGTTTGCGCCATTTGAAGGGGAAGAAGGCATGCTTCGCTTGGGTAGGCAGCTACGCCGGGTGGACCATTCCGATTTATACG ATTCAACGCGAAGGCGGCATGGACATTACCGACTGTAATAACCACGTGAAAACGGCAACGGACTACTTTGGGCAGTCGTGTGCCGTGAACGCCCTGGTTGACAAGTACAATCCTATTGGAGACAACTCGGACAAGTTGTGCCACTTGTGCACGGGAAAGGTGCCGGGAGAAAAGTGTACTCCGAAGGATCCGTACGCCGGATTTGAAGGCGCGTTCCGTTGCCTGGTGGAGAAGGGAGAGATTGCGTTTGTTAAGCACACGACCGTCAACGAGATGGTCGAGAGTGGGCTGATTCCCGGGGTCACGGTTGACCAGTTTGAACTGCTGTGCAAGGATGGGTCTAGGAAGCCAGTTTCGGAGTATCGCCAGTGTCATTGGGGACTGGTGCAGTCGCACGCCTTGGTCGTATCGTCCGCCAGAACGACAAGCGAGCGGCGAAGATACAAAAAGTTCTTCACCCAGGCCGTAAACTTGTACTCCTCAAAGTCCAAGCGTTTCAACGGAACGGCGAATGCCTCGGAAGATCGCTACCGGAATCAGGATCGATACAACGAtcgctacaacaacaacaacaataaccgTTTCTTCACATCGACAACTACCGATCGTTACAACTACGGTCGCGAAGTGGACGAGGACCGCAACGGCAATGGCACTCAGTTTTACGAAAAGTTTGATCTGTTTGAATCTCGACGGTATGGAAAGCTGCTCAATCTTATGTTCCAAGATACCGCCCGATATCTGGCGCCAATTGaagaaaacaatcaaaacttCCAAAACTATCTGGGGCCGGCGTTGGAGTTGATCTATGGCGTGCGTGCCTGCCCAGTGAGCAGAATGAGTTTGTGCGTAACGTCGGAACCGGAAATGGAAAAGTGTATCAAGATGAGG ACCGCTCTCAAAGCTCAACTGATCAAGCCAGATATGCAGTGCTTGAAGGCCCACTCGCACGTGGATTGCATGCGCCACGTAAACGCCGGACTGGCGGACGTCGTTGTTCTGGACGCGAGTGATGTCTACACGGGAGGACTCAAGTACGATCTGCTGCCGTTCATGTCGGAGATTTACGACCTCGGCGAGCCTGAGTATTATGTCGTTGCGGTAGCCAAGGAGGAAGATCCGGACACAGAGTTGACCTATCTGAAGGGCAAGAACACGTGTCATTCGGGCATCAATACGGCAGCAGGTTGGGTCTACCCGATGGCTTATCTCATCTCAAACGGATGGATTCGACCGTACGGCTGTGACAGCATCCGGGCGGCGGCAGAATATTTCACGAAGTCCTGCGTTCCCGGCGTTATCAGCAACGAGTACAACCAAGGAGTGCCTTACGATAACCTGTGCGACCTCTGTCGTGGTAGCAGCTATCGCTACTGTCGGCGAGACGCATCGGAAGATTTCTACGGCAACACCGGAGCGTTCCGCTGCCTGGTGGAGGGTGGAGGACAGGTCGCGTTTGTTAAGCACACCACAGTTCTGGAAAACACCGGCGGCAAAAAGCGCGAATGGTGGGCCCGGAATACGCTGCCAGACGATTTCGAGCTGCTCTGCCCTGATGGCACGCGTGCCGAAATCAACGAGTACAAGCGCTGCAACCTTGGCAAGGTCAAAGCCAACACCATTGTTACCCGGGGTGGACACAACTACAACGCGACCCAACTCAACGCCTACATCAATCTGTTCACCTACGCTCAGCAATATTACGGCCGCCGTGAAGCGGACGAGTTCAG CTTCAGCCTGTTCTACTCGAACCCACCGTACCACGATCTGATTTTCTCGGACGCGACGCGAGAGTTGCGGCTCGTTCCGGGTGACCGCCGTTGGTTTGATGCCTACCTCGGGGCGGACTTTTTACGCGCCCGACGAATCACCGACTGTCATGCAGGTGCGAATTCCATAGCGTTCTCCTATCCCTTGAGTGTGATGTGTGCCTTGATAGCGTTCGCGCTAGTGTACAAAAGCCTTAACGTAGAACTTTAA
- the LOC120418812 gene encoding kelch domain-containing protein 10 homolog isoform X1, whose product MRILVLLFYKFLARVLNFLNKFLNVPRLRNLREVVELSAEEMSSDASTAVADSDQVFCFRPYEVKRVKYKSYTKNGRSRPFARSGHRIVCDDAAIYCFGGFNPNMAVVTEDDDDAGSRCLFQELWKYDIVRKEWSLVMGPNHVLPQELASNAMILLGETLIVFGGTGFPFGVNCSNRVYVCQPEKKPKEMTEVEVKGDLPPAQYGQAIVYHDGHLYTIGGTEGFDYTCDIYRLNISSKTWECAYACRQDIRDDPPGRYRHEIAIDDERIYIIGGGTSDSAFSLASIPTYHIRENVWSYTATKPDPNLPLPGVPTARKCHSCVQYKTDQGTEIVVAGGYDGRTYYGDIWKLNLSSLQWQLMQKSVLPHPLFFHDAACSSAGCMYIFGGIKFSSNNNVRTNIVYKMWTTIPKLSEICWEALQHYVPDMANRSTLPGLLSVGIPLKFAKRVHEQ is encoded by the exons ATGCGAATACTCGTTCTGCTGTTCTACAAATTTCTCGCACGAGTGCTgaactttttgaacaaatttttaaacgtGCCTAGATTGCGAAATCTCCGAGAGGTCGTAGAATTAAGTGCCGAGGAAATGAGCAGCGACGCTTCCACGGCAGTGGCCGATTCTGACCAGGTATTCTGCTTCCGCCCGTACGAGGTGAAACGCGTCAAGTACAAGAGCTATACCAAAAACGGACGATCCCGGCCTTTCGCAAGAAGCGGCCATCGGATTGTATGCGATGATGCGGCCATCTACTGTTTCGGAGGATTTAATCCAAATATGGCAGTCGTGACGGAAGACGATGACGATGCCGGAAGTCGGTGCCTGTTCCAGGAACTGTGGAAATACGACATCGTCAG AAAAGAGTGGTCCTTGGTAATGGGTCCGAATCACGTGCTGCCGCAAGAGCTGGCCTCGAACGCAATGATTTTACTTGGCGAAACCCTCATT GTCTTTGGAGGAACTGGCTTTCCGTTTGGTGTAAACTGCTCAAATCGTGTGTACGTCTGCCAGCCAGAAAAGAAGCCAAAAGAAATGACCGAAGTGGAAGTCAAGGGGGATTTACCTCCGGCCCAGTACGGTCAGGCTATCGTGTACCACGACGGACATTTGTACACGATTGGAGGGACCGAGGGTTTCGATTATACCTGTGATATATATAG GTTAAACATTTCGAGCAAAACGTGGGAATGTGCGTATGCGTGCCGACAGGACATCCGTGATGATCCTCCCGGACGCTACCGTCACGAGATTGCGATTGACGATGAGAGAATCTACATAATCGGTGGAGGCACAAGCGATTCCGCGTTCAGCTTGGCCTCGATCCCAACCTATCACATTCGTGAAAACGTGTGGTCTTACACGGCCACAAAGCCGGACCCGAACTTGCCTCTACCAGGAGTTCCGACGGCTCGCAAGTGCCATTCATGCGTGCAATACAAGACCGACCAGGGCACCGAGATTGTCGTGGCTGGAGGTTACGACGGACGAACATACTACGGAGACATTTGGAAGCTTAATCTTTCTTCCCTCCAGTGGCAGCTGATGCAAAAGTCGGTTCTGCCTCATCCGCTCTTTTTTCACGATGCCGCGTGCAGCAGCGCAGGTTGTATGTATATTTTTGGCGGGATCAAGTTTAGCTCGAACAACAACGTTAGAACTAACATAGTTTATAAGATGTGGACAACAATTCCCAAGCTGAGCGAGATCTGCTGGGAAGCATTGCAGCATTATGTTCCCGATATGGCGAACAGATCGACCTTGCCCGGTTTACTTTCAGTTGgtattccattgaaatttgcaaAGCGTGTTCATGAGCAATGA
- the LOC120418812 gene encoding kelch domain-containing protein 10 homolog isoform X2 yields the protein MSSDASTAVADSDQVFCFRPYEVKRVKYKSYTKNGRSRPFARSGHRIVCDDAAIYCFGGFNPNMAVVTEDDDDAGSRCLFQELWKYDIVRKEWSLVMGPNHVLPQELASNAMILLGETLIVFGGTGFPFGVNCSNRVYVCQPEKKPKEMTEVEVKGDLPPAQYGQAIVYHDGHLYTIGGTEGFDYTCDIYRLNISSKTWECAYACRQDIRDDPPGRYRHEIAIDDERIYIIGGGTSDSAFSLASIPTYHIRENVWSYTATKPDPNLPLPGVPTARKCHSCVQYKTDQGTEIVVAGGYDGRTYYGDIWKLNLSSLQWQLMQKSVLPHPLFFHDAACSSAGCMYIFGGIKFSSNNNVRTNIVYKMWTTIPKLSEICWEALQHYVPDMANRSTLPGLLSVGIPLKFAKRVHEQ from the exons ATGAGCAGCGACGCTTCCACGGCAGTGGCCGATTCTGACCAGGTATTCTGCTTCCGCCCGTACGAGGTGAAACGCGTCAAGTACAAGAGCTATACCAAAAACGGACGATCCCGGCCTTTCGCAAGAAGCGGCCATCGGATTGTATGCGATGATGCGGCCATCTACTGTTTCGGAGGATTTAATCCAAATATGGCAGTCGTGACGGAAGACGATGACGATGCCGGAAGTCGGTGCCTGTTCCAGGAACTGTGGAAATACGACATCGTCAG AAAAGAGTGGTCCTTGGTAATGGGTCCGAATCACGTGCTGCCGCAAGAGCTGGCCTCGAACGCAATGATTTTACTTGGCGAAACCCTCATT GTCTTTGGAGGAACTGGCTTTCCGTTTGGTGTAAACTGCTCAAATCGTGTGTACGTCTGCCAGCCAGAAAAGAAGCCAAAAGAAATGACCGAAGTGGAAGTCAAGGGGGATTTACCTCCGGCCCAGTACGGTCAGGCTATCGTGTACCACGACGGACATTTGTACACGATTGGAGGGACCGAGGGTTTCGATTATACCTGTGATATATATAG GTTAAACATTTCGAGCAAAACGTGGGAATGTGCGTATGCGTGCCGACAGGACATCCGTGATGATCCTCCCGGACGCTACCGTCACGAGATTGCGATTGACGATGAGAGAATCTACATAATCGGTGGAGGCACAAGCGATTCCGCGTTCAGCTTGGCCTCGATCCCAACCTATCACATTCGTGAAAACGTGTGGTCTTACACGGCCACAAAGCCGGACCCGAACTTGCCTCTACCAGGAGTTCCGACGGCTCGCAAGTGCCATTCATGCGTGCAATACAAGACCGACCAGGGCACCGAGATTGTCGTGGCTGGAGGTTACGACGGACGAACATACTACGGAGACATTTGGAAGCTTAATCTTTCTTCCCTCCAGTGGCAGCTGATGCAAAAGTCGGTTCTGCCTCATCCGCTCTTTTTTCACGATGCCGCGTGCAGCAGCGCAGGTTGTATGTATATTTTTGGCGGGATCAAGTTTAGCTCGAACAACAACGTTAGAACTAACATAGTTTATAAGATGTGGACAACAATTCCCAAGCTGAGCGAGATCTGCTGGGAAGCATTGCAGCATTATGTTCCCGATATGGCGAACAGATCGACCTTGCCCGGTTTACTTTCAGTTGgtattccattgaaatttgcaaAGCGTGTTCATGAGCAATGA